In Bubalus kerabau isolate K-KA32 ecotype Philippines breed swamp buffalo chromosome 4, PCC_UOA_SB_1v2, whole genome shotgun sequence, one DNA window encodes the following:
- the LOC129651494 gene encoding interferon omega-1-like, translating into MAFMLSLLMALVLVSYGPGGSLGCDLSQNHVLVGRQNLRLLGQMRRLSPRFCLQDRKDFAFPQEMVEGGQLQEAQAFSVLHEMLQQTFNLFHTERSSAAWDTTLLEQLHTGLHQQLDDLDACLGLVTGEEDSALGRTGPTLAVKRYFQGIHVYLKEKEYSDCAWEIVIVEIMRSFSSSISLQERFRMMDSDLNSP; encoded by the coding sequence ATGGCCTTCATGCTCTCTCTACTGATGGCCCTGGTGCTGGTCAGCTACGGCCCTGGAGGATCCCTGGGCTGTGACCTGTCTCAGAACCACGTGCTGGTTGGCAGGCAGAACCTCAGGCTCCTGGGCCAAATGAGGAGACTCTCCCCTCGCTTCTGTCTGCAGGACAGAAAAGACTTCGCTTtcccccaggagatggtggagggcgGCCAGCTCCAGGAGGCCCAGGCCTTCTCTGTGCTCCACGAGATGCTCCAGCAGACCTTCAACCTCTTCCACACAGAGCGGTCCTCTGCTGCCTGGGACACCACCCTCCTGGAGCAGCTCCACACTGGACTCCATCAGCAGCTGGACGACCTGGACGCCTGCCTGGGCCTGGTGACGGGAGAGGAAGACTCTGCCCTGGGAAGGACGGGCCCCACACTGGCCGTGAAGAGGTACTTCCAGGGCATCCATGTCTACCTGAAAGAGAAGGAATACAGCGACTGTGCCTGGGAAATCGTCATAGTGGAAATCATGAGATCGTTCTCTTCATCAATCAGCTTGCAAGAAAGGTTTAGAATGATGGACTCAGACTTGAACTCACCTTGA